A single Candidatus Rubidus massiliensis DNA region contains:
- a CDS encoding pheromone autoinducer 2 transporter, whose product MAESKTNSLQKNIILSICFTIFLLLTTYIFIYAIEVFLVTFAGILFAIFLRTISNFLHRRFNFPDKFSVAIALVLFTGFITLSVVISLPIITEQFSQLMQQLPTAWTKLQDLLKSYLNLNSIPLVQNFTAEQLFSINKDILSSVTNIFSNTFGAIGTFLFFILLGVYFSFNPNVYVDGTIKLLPPTKRAKAKDWLHKMTMTLRWWLIGKIITMAIVGVLTSIGLWLLNVPLAFILGFLAAMLTFIPNIGPLIAAIPAILIGFAQGSTIGIYVIILYSIIFSLEGYWMTPVIQEKTVSLPSAFTLTAQLLMGLLTGVLGLALAIPLLVVVVGLVQSLYIEDYLGDEIEQKPQSNF is encoded by the coding sequence ATGGCAGAATCTAAAACTAACAGTTTACAAAAAAACATTATCTTATCTATTTGTTTTACAATTTTTTTACTTCTAACGACATATATTTTTATTTATGCTATAGAAGTTTTTTTAGTGACCTTTGCTGGCATTTTATTCGCAATTTTCTTAAGAACGATCAGCAATTTCTTGCATAGAAGATTTAATTTTCCCGATAAATTTAGCGTAGCGATCGCATTAGTTTTATTTACAGGCTTTATTACCTTATCTGTTGTTATCTCATTACCCATTATAACAGAACAATTTAGCCAGCTGATGCAGCAATTACCAACTGCTTGGACTAAGCTACAAGATTTATTAAAATCTTACTTAAATCTAAATTCCATTCCTTTAGTACAAAATTTTACTGCAGAGCAATTATTTTCCATTAACAAAGACATTTTATCGAGCGTAACCAATATATTTTCTAATACCTTTGGTGCCATAGGCACATTTTTATTCTTTATATTACTAGGGGTTTATTTCTCCTTTAATCCAAATGTTTATGTCGACGGAACAATTAAATTGCTTCCTCCTACTAAAAGAGCTAAAGCCAAAGATTGGTTGCATAAGATGACTATGACTCTAAGATGGTGGCTTATTGGTAAAATTATCACAATGGCAATAGTTGGTGTTTTAACCTCTATTGGATTATGGCTCTTAAATGTACCTTTAGCATTTATATTAGGCTTTTTAGCTGCTATGCTAACCTTTATACCTAATATTGGTCCTTTAATTGCAGCAATCCCCGCCATCTTAATTGGTTTTGCTCAAGGATCAACTATTGGTATCTATGTTATTATATTGTACAGTATTATATTCTCGCTCGAAGGTTACTGGATGACTCCTGTTATACAAGAAAAGACAGTTTCTTTACCTTCAGCCTTCACATTAACAGCACAATTATTAATGGGATTACTTACTGGAGTATTAGGACTTGCCTTAGCCATCCCTTTACTTGTCGTTGTAGTGGGATTGGTACAAAGCTTATACATTGAAGATTATTTAGGGGATGAAATAGAACAAAAGCCCCAGAGTAATTTCTGA